The genomic segment AGAAACATACGAGGCGGGTATAGTGTTGGAAGGTTCGGAAGTCAAAGCTTTAAGGAACAAACAAACCGTTTCATTCAAAGACAGTTTTGTGAGAATAGAAAATGGTGAGGCATGGCTGTATAATCTTTACATAGCACCGTATAAGTACGCAACCATAAAGCCACCTGATCCCTTAAGAAAAAGGAAACTTTTACTTCACAAAAGGGAGATACTTCGTTTAATGGGAAAAGTACAGGAAAAAGGCTACACTTTAATACCATTGTCCATTTACTTTAAGGGTAACAGAGTTAAGGTGGAGATTGCCCTTGCTAAGGGTAAAAAGACATACGACAGAAGACAAGAACTCAGGGAAAGGGATCTGAGGAGACAGATAGAGAGAGAAATAAAGGGTGGAAAGTTAAAACTGTGACTTTAATCAAAGTTGCACTTGATAGCTATACCTAAAATTATCTAAAAACTGGAGGCTGACATGTGGAGAGTTTTG from the Hydrogenobacter sp. genome contains:
- the smpB gene encoding SsrA-binding protein SmpB, which encodes MSKEIQKRIIAVNRSANADYHIIETYEAGIVLEGSEVKALRNKQTVSFKDSFVRIENGEAWLYNLYIAPYKYATIKPPDPLRKRKLLLHKREILRLMGKVQEKGYTLIPLSIYFKGNRVKVEIALAKGKKTYDRRQELRERDLRRQIEREIKGGKLKL